In Leptospira kirschneri serovar Cynopteri str. 3522 CT, a single genomic region encodes these proteins:
- a CDS encoding LBL_2463 family protein, with product MSTLISENSIKMISGIGSGRELARIKDFLRRSFDSAGYSDTPWRAFNYDEWSTWFYFEKGSEILSVMRIVEKKPYNIIPLENAVIYNEDEKIPHRRYAVIEEKVADWNSLAFVHTYDGWRAARETFKAVAKFCVQKQFSIIYGMYPRALKSIGLFYKKFGAHLSHRFYEDVYYPGLYLKGELCVCSVVEIEKKTLQEIASKSSQARVKISL from the coding sequence ATGTCTACATTGATTTCAGAAAACTCGATTAAAATGATTTCAGGAATTGGTTCTGGTAGGGAGCTTGCTCGGATCAAAGATTTTTTGCGTCGTTCATTTGACAGTGCAGGATATAGTGACACGCCCTGGCGAGCATTCAATTATGATGAATGGTCCACTTGGTTTTATTTTGAAAAGGGAAGTGAGATTCTGTCAGTAATGCGTATAGTTGAAAAGAAGCCATATAACATCATTCCTTTGGAAAATGCAGTGATTTATAATGAAGACGAAAAAATCCCTCATAGACGTTATGCAGTTATTGAGGAGAAGGTCGCTGATTGGAATTCTTTAGCGTTTGTTCATACTTACGATGGTTGGCGAGCGGCCAGGGAAACATTTAAAGCTGTAGCTAAGTTTTGTGTTCAAAAGCAATTTTCAATAATCTATGGAATGTATCCGCGTGCGCTTAAAAGTATAGGCTTGTTTTATAAAAAATTTGGAGCACATCTTTCTCATCGATTCTATGAAGATGTTTACTACCCTGGATTATATTTGAAAGGAGAACTATGTGTATGCTCTGTCGTAGAAATTGAAAAAAAAACTTTACAAGAGATTGCGTCAAAATCATCGCAAGCGCGTGTCAAAATATCGCTTTAG
- a CDS encoding LIC10906 family membrane protein has translation MITSITGFFILYLGIYVYRIQPRAKIQKHFLFLCFMLCSWMVGYGMRLLVPNEYREIYSNWILFPIPFIPLFLEMVVYSIAKIKYSMNAYQTIIIFVLLPAFSIISFCGGYARINDMSGYSFFPLFNYHLLTAFGFISVIKISFDLGLMMIRKRGDERIRSFLMLSGILIALLFAIIFCYILPLKNIFLGAYSAFGLLIFAIFWSVAILHYDAFEIRELVIEGAPTPILSRIFSFCVLGLYRIMDGHDYHLKLIASKALVTMNIADKHFDLAVRYPTLERSERAELVASIYNRRIR, from the coding sequence ATGATAACATCTATTACAGGTTTCTTTATACTATACCTTGGAATTTATGTGTATCGCATTCAACCTAGAGCGAAAATACAAAAGCATTTCTTATTTTTATGTTTCATGCTTTGCAGTTGGATGGTTGGATACGGTATGCGATTATTGGTTCCAAATGAATATCGAGAAATATATTCGAACTGGATCTTATTCCCAATTCCATTCATTCCCTTATTTCTTGAAATGGTAGTTTATTCTATTGCTAAAATTAAATATTCGATGAATGCTTATCAAACGATTATAATCTTTGTATTACTTCCGGCATTTTCGATCATCTCTTTTTGCGGAGGTTATGCCCGGATAAATGATATGTCCGGTTATTCGTTTTTCCCTCTTTTTAACTACCATTTACTGACAGCCTTTGGCTTTATTTCAGTAATAAAAATTTCTTTTGATTTAGGTTTAATGATGATTAGAAAGCGAGGCGATGAAAGAATCCGTTCTTTCTTGATGTTATCTGGAATCTTAATCGCTCTTCTATTCGCTATCATTTTTTGTTATATACTTCCTTTGAAAAATATTTTCTTGGGTGCTTATTCCGCTTTTGGACTTTTAATATTCGCTATTTTTTGGTCAGTCGCAATTTTGCATTACGACGCGTTTGAAATTAGAGAGTTAGTCATTGAAGGCGCTCCGACACCGATTTTAAGTCGAATCTTTTCATTCTGCGTATTGGGCTTATATCGTATTATGGATGGACATGACTATCATTTGAAACTTATTGCTTCGAAAGCTCTTGTCACTATGAATATCGCGGACAAACACTTTGATTTAGCGGTAAGGTATCCCACTCTAGAGCGTTCGGAGAGAGCGGAACTTGTAGCGAGTATTTACAATAGACGAATTCGATAA